One Actinomadura viridis genomic region harbors:
- a CDS encoding pyrimidine reductase family protein, whose amino-acid sequence MRMRRLSPEASPVDPAEEYAYPSGPASGPARPWLRANMIASVDGAATYDGRSGGLGGETDRRLFSLLRVLADAVIVGAGTVRAEGYGPARPDPAWERLRADRPATPALVIVSRSLRLDLDAPVFTAAPPDAPTIVLTTETADPGRLRAARDRAEVVTAGDDDVDFPTAVALLAGRGYSRLLCEGGPRILSQVAGADLLDELCLTVSPLLAAGASPRVLDGPPLPAPSGLRLAGALTDDEDFLFLRYVRRR is encoded by the coding sequence ATGCGGATGCGGCGGCTGTCACCCGAGGCGAGCCCGGTCGATCCGGCGGAGGAGTACGCCTACCCGTCCGGCCCCGCCTCCGGCCCGGCCCGGCCGTGGCTGCGCGCCAACATGATCGCGAGCGTGGACGGGGCGGCCACCTACGACGGCCGCAGCGGCGGGCTGGGCGGCGAGACCGACCGCCGGCTGTTCTCCCTGCTGCGGGTGCTGGCGGACGCGGTGATCGTGGGCGCCGGCACGGTGCGCGCGGAGGGGTACGGCCCGGCCCGGCCCGATCCGGCGTGGGAACGGCTGCGCGCGGACCGGCCCGCGACGCCCGCGCTGGTGATCGTGTCCCGGTCGCTCCGCCTCGATCTCGACGCGCCGGTCTTCACCGCGGCCCCGCCGGACGCGCCGACGATCGTGCTGACCACCGAGACGGCCGACCCGGGACGGCTGCGGGCCGCCCGCGACCGCGCCGAGGTCGTCACCGCGGGCGACGACGACGTCGACTTCCCCACCGCGGTCGCCCTGCTGGCCGGACGCGGATACTCCCGGCTGCTCTGCGAGGGAGGGCCGCGGATCCTGTCCCAGGTGGCGGGCGCGGACCTGCTCGACGAGCTGTGCCTGACGGTCAGCCCGCTGCTGGCCGCGGGCGCCTCGCCGCGCGTCCTGGACGGGCCGCCGCTCCCGGCGCCGTCCGGGCTGCGCCTCGCCGGCGCCCTCACCGACGACGAGGACTTCCTCTTCCTGCGCTACGTGCGCAGGCGGTAG
- a CDS encoding dihydrofolate reductase family protein — translation MRRLFPEPAADVDPYDAYAEGYGGARPGAPFLRIGMVMSVDGSVTDAEGWTDGLGGEADFRVFRTLRALADAILVGAATIRTGRVGPARLRPGLRERRGGPPAPIAVVSRTLDLDWSLPLFTRAETPTIVVTSRAAAEKATVPAPVRVLAAGERDVDLTAAVRALQAEHPRLLCEGGPSLATALIREGLAGELCLNIAPALLGGPRHTRLLTALPAEVPLDPAAVYLDDGVLFLRYRLRT, via the coding sequence ATGCGCCGCCTGTTCCCCGAACCCGCCGCCGATGTGGACCCGTACGACGCCTACGCCGAGGGGTACGGCGGCGCGCGTCCGGGAGCACCGTTCCTGCGGATCGGCATGGTGATGAGCGTGGACGGCTCGGTCACCGACGCCGAGGGCTGGACCGACGGGCTGGGCGGCGAGGCCGACTTCCGGGTCTTCCGGACGCTGCGGGCGCTGGCCGACGCCATCCTGGTCGGCGCGGCCACGATCCGCACCGGACGGGTCGGGCCCGCCCGGCTGCGCCCCGGCCTGCGGGAACGGCGCGGCGGCCCGCCCGCCCCGATCGCCGTGGTGAGCCGGACCCTGGATCTGGACTGGTCCCTGCCGCTGTTCACGCGCGCCGAGACCCCCACGATCGTGGTGACCTCGCGGGCCGCCGCGGAGAAGGCGACGGTGCCCGCTCCCGTACGGGTGCTGGCGGCGGGCGAACGGGACGTGGACCTCACCGCCGCCGTCCGGGCGCTCCAGGCCGAGCATCCGCGCCTGCTGTGCGAGGGCGGGCCGTCGCTGGCCACCGCGCTGATCAGGGAGGGGCTGGCCGGCGAGCTCTGCCTGAACATCGCCCCGGCCCTGCTGGGCGGCCCGCGCCACACGCGGCTGCTCACCGCGCTCCCGGCCGAGGTCCCGCTGGACCCGGCCGCGGTCTACCTGGACGACGGTGTGCTGTTCCTGCGCTACCGCCTGCGCACGTAG